One genomic segment of Methylocystis sp. SC2 includes these proteins:
- the hflC gene encoding protease modulator HflC has protein sequence MKSGLLFALAVALLIGVIAVGGALFTVSQTEQAVVLRFGEPVAGRGLITEPGLHFKFPLVENVVTFDNRILDVESPNLEVLAADNQRLEVDSFIRYRIVDALRFYQTVNSVMGANNQLGSVLNSAVRRVLSEANQQQIVRDERAGLMVKIKEQADREARKFGVQVVDARIRRVDLPQQISEKVFGRMQTERQREAAEYRAQGSEQAQKITARADRDVIVLKAEAQQKADQMKGEGDAERNRIFAEAFGRDPDFFAFYRSMQAYESAFKPGETRFLISPRSEFFRFFSAPEASAAPSADQSEPERNPKK, from the coding sequence GTCGGCGGAGCCCTCTTCACCGTTTCGCAAACCGAACAGGCGGTGGTGCTGCGCTTTGGCGAACCTGTGGCGGGGCGCGGCCTCATCACCGAGCCTGGCCTCCACTTCAAGTTTCCGCTTGTCGAAAATGTCGTCACCTTCGACAACCGCATTCTCGACGTTGAGAGCCCGAATCTGGAAGTGCTCGCCGCGGACAATCAGCGACTCGAGGTCGACAGCTTCATCCGCTATCGCATCGTCGACGCGCTGCGGTTCTATCAGACCGTCAACAGCGTCATGGGCGCGAACAATCAGCTTGGTTCGGTGTTGAACTCGGCCGTCCGACGCGTGCTGAGCGAAGCCAACCAGCAGCAGATCGTGCGCGACGAGCGCGCCGGGCTGATGGTGAAGATCAAGGAGCAGGCGGACCGCGAGGCGCGAAAATTCGGCGTGCAGGTCGTCGACGCGCGCATTCGCCGCGTCGATCTCCCGCAGCAGATCTCCGAAAAGGTTTTCGGGCGCATGCAGACCGAGCGCCAGCGCGAGGCCGCCGAATATCGCGCCCAGGGTTCCGAGCAGGCGCAAAAAATCACCGCCAGGGCCGATCGCGACGTTATTGTGCTGAAAGCCGAAGCCCAACAGAAGGCCGACCAGATGAAGGGCGAAGGCGACGCCGAGCGCAACCGCATCTTCGCCGAAGCTTTCGGCCGGGATCCGGATTTCTTCGCTTTCTATCGGTCGATGCAAGCCTATGAGAGCGCGTTCAAGCCGGGAGAGACGCGATTCTTGATCAGTCCGCGTTCGGAGTTCTTCCGTTTTTTCTCAGCTCCGGAGGCGAGCGCCGCGCCGAGCGCGGACCAATCCGAACCGGAGCGAAACCCAAAAAAATGA
- a CDS encoding Do family serine endopeptidase, translating to MTSALRRAARAILATAPALYLVIAPAQAKGPDSLSELSGQVSDAVVNISATTVDAKRSSRNDGPNLPPGVGPGAPFDDLFEEFFRRRGQGMPELPRQRRSSSLGSGFVIDPSGIVITNNHVIADANEVTVILNDGQKLKAEVLGKDQKVDVAVLKVKPEKPLKAVKFGDSDKAKVGDWVLAVGNPFGLGGSVTAGIVSARNRNIDSGPYDNYIQTDASINKGNSGGPLFNMDGEVIGINTAILSPSGGSVGIGFATPANTVEPVIEQLKAFGETRRGWLGVRIQNIDDAIAETLNLGATRGALVAGVDDKGPSKPAGLKVGDVIVKFDGKPIKESRDLPKLVAATPVGKDVELVVVRGGKEQTKIVKLGRLEDGEKVASKDGDDKEKSEGGGDGSSQSVLGLELSRLSDALRTRYQIKDTVKGGVVIIAVDPRSEAAEKRLQAGEVLLEVNQEAVSDPADVLKKIKSLKGAGKKTALLIVANGQGDAHFVALPVE from the coding sequence ATGACGTCCGCACTTCGTCGCGCCGCGAGAGCGATCCTCGCGACCGCGCCCGCACTCTACCTCGTCATCGCTCCGGCGCAGGCGAAAGGTCCCGATTCGCTTTCAGAACTCTCCGGCCAGGTCTCGGACGCCGTGGTCAACATTTCCGCAACCACGGTGGATGCGAAACGCAGCTCCCGTAACGACGGCCCCAACCTGCCGCCTGGAGTCGGGCCGGGCGCGCCCTTTGACGATCTCTTCGAGGAGTTCTTCCGGCGGCGCGGCCAGGGAATGCCGGAGCTGCCGCGTCAGCGCAGATCGAGTTCGCTCGGCTCCGGCTTCGTGATCGATCCCTCCGGCATCGTGATCACCAACAACCATGTCATCGCCGACGCCAATGAGGTGACGGTGATCCTCAACGACGGCCAGAAGCTCAAGGCGGAAGTCCTGGGCAAGGACCAGAAAGTCGACGTCGCGGTTCTGAAGGTGAAGCCGGAAAAACCGCTGAAAGCGGTCAAGTTCGGCGACAGCGACAAGGCGAAGGTGGGCGACTGGGTGCTCGCCGTCGGCAACCCGTTCGGACTCGGCGGCTCGGTGACGGCCGGCATCGTTTCGGCGCGCAACCGCAATATCGATAGCGGTCCATACGACAACTACATTCAGACCGACGCTTCCATCAACAAGGGGAACTCCGGCGGACCGCTGTTCAACATGGACGGCGAAGTCATCGGCATCAACACCGCGATCCTGTCGCCATCGGGCGGCTCGGTCGGCATCGGTTTCGCGACGCCGGCGAACACCGTGGAGCCCGTCATCGAGCAGTTGAAGGCGTTCGGCGAGACCCGCCGCGGCTGGCTCGGGGTCCGTATCCAGAATATCGACGACGCCATCGCTGAAACGCTCAACCTCGGCGCGACGCGCGGCGCGCTTGTCGCCGGCGTCGACGACAAGGGCCCGTCCAAACCGGCGGGGCTGAAGGTCGGCGACGTGATCGTGAAATTCGACGGCAAGCCGATCAAGGAGTCGCGCGACCTGCCCAAGCTCGTCGCCGCGACTCCGGTCGGCAAGGATGTCGAACTCGTCGTCGTTCGCGGCGGCAAGGAGCAGACCAAAATCGTCAAGCTCGGCCGGCTTGAGGATGGGGAGAAGGTCGCGTCAAAGGACGGCGACGACAAGGAGAAGTCCGAAGGCGGCGGCGACGGGTCGTCGCAGAGCGTGCTGGGACTGGAACTGTCGCGTCTGTCGGATGCGTTGAGGACGCGCTATCAGATCAAGGACACCGTCAAGGGCGGCGTCGTCATCATCGCCGTCGATCCGCGGTCGGAGGCGGCCGAGAAACGCCTGCAGGCGGGCGAGGTGCTGCTTGAGGTCAATCAGGAAGCGGTGAGCGATCCGGCGGACGTGCTCAAGAAAATCAAAAGCCTGAAAGGCGCGGGCAAGAAGACGGCGCTGCTGATCGTCGCGAACGGCCAGGGCGACGCGCATTTCGTGGCGTTGCCGGTGGAGTGA
- the serB gene encoding phosphoserine phosphatase SerB gives MSKPIGYVATFVAGRGAALNERAVSGALYDAGLIDAGRDWLAPDLAVDAFLSGAGHDLADLRARLQVAVADDPIDVIVQPTTGRRKKLLVADMDSTMIGQECVDELADLVGLREHVAAITERAMRGEVAFEGALRERVALLAGVTLAQIETLLTRITLTPGARQLVRTMRAHGAHTALVSGGFTQFTEPVAERIGFDETRANRLAIAEGALTGAVVAPILGSEAKRAALVELREARGLSQHMTLAIGDGANDLGMLREAGLGVAFHAKPKVAQAADARVDHADLTAALYAQGYRREEFVE, from the coding sequence ATGTCAAAGCCCATCGGCTACGTCGCGACCTTCGTCGCCGGACGGGGCGCGGCGCTCAACGAACGCGCGGTGTCGGGCGCGCTCTACGACGCTGGATTGATCGACGCGGGGCGTGACTGGCTCGCGCCAGATCTTGCCGTTGACGCGTTCCTGTCGGGGGCGGGGCATGACCTCGCCGACCTGCGCGCGCGGCTGCAGGTGGCGGTCGCGGACGATCCGATCGACGTCATCGTTCAGCCGACGACGGGCCGGCGCAAGAAACTGCTGGTCGCCGACATGGATTCGACCATGATCGGGCAGGAGTGCGTCGACGAGCTCGCCGACCTCGTCGGCTTGCGCGAGCATGTCGCGGCGATCACCGAGCGCGCCATGCGCGGCGAGGTGGCGTTCGAGGGCGCCTTGCGGGAGCGGGTCGCGCTGCTCGCGGGCGTGACCCTCGCGCAGATCGAGACGCTGCTGACGCGCATCACTCTGACGCCCGGCGCGCGACAGCTTGTGCGCACCATGCGGGCGCATGGCGCCCATACGGCGCTCGTATCGGGCGGCTTCACGCAATTCACAGAGCCCGTCGCCGAGCGCATCGGCTTTGACGAGACGCGCGCCAATCGTCTCGCAATCGCCGAAGGCGCGCTGACGGGCGCGGTCGTCGCGCCGATCCTGGGAAGCGAAGCCAAGCGCGCGGCGCTTGTCGAATTGCGCGAGGCGCGAGGGCTGTCGCAGCATATGACGCTGGCGATCGGCGACGGCGCCAATGATCTCGGCATGCTGCGCGAGGCGGGCCTCGGCGTCGCCTTTCACGCCAAGCCGAAAGTGGCGCAGGCGGCGGATGCGCGCGTCGACCATGCCGATCTCACCGCGGCGCTCTACGCGCAGGGCTATAGGCGCGAGGAGTTTGTCGAGTGA
- the miaA gene encoding tRNA (adenosine(37)-N6)-dimethylallyltransferase MiaA, producing MRARAILIAGPTASGKSALALALARRRRGAIVNADSMQVYRDLRIVTARPTIEEEAAAPHLLFGHVDAAINYSVGRWLDDLARVLRDLDARELTPILVGGTGMYFRAALYGLSDIPAVPGDVREAMRAWAQDKTPQQLHAELAARDPATAAALRKTDPQRLLRALEVLEATGKPLVSFQGPRSPPLLNASECAAFFLAPERETLYARIDARFERMTQTGALDEIAALKARGLDPALPAMRAHGVPHLIAYLDGRRTLAEAISRSQLDTRRYAKRQFTFARHQLPSFEWIAGEAPLGDVEDALSSCARPTSGTG from the coding sequence ATGCGCGCACGCGCCATTCTCATTGCAGGTCCAACGGCTTCGGGCAAGTCCGCGCTCGCGCTCGCGCTCGCGCGCCGTCGGCGCGGCGCGATCGTCAACGCCGATTCAATGCAAGTCTATCGCGACCTGCGGATCGTCACCGCGCGCCCGACGATCGAGGAGGAAGCCGCCGCGCCGCATCTTCTCTTCGGCCATGTCGATGCGGCGATCAACTATTCCGTCGGACGCTGGCTCGACGATCTCGCCCGCGTTCTGCGCGATCTCGATGCGCGCGAACTGACGCCGATTCTCGTCGGCGGCACGGGGATGTATTTCCGGGCCGCGCTTTACGGGCTTTCGGACATTCCGGCCGTCCCCGGCGACGTGCGCGAAGCCATGCGCGCATGGGCGCAGGACAAGACCCCGCAGCAGCTCCATGCCGAACTCGCCGCGCGCGACCCGGCGACGGCCGCGGCGCTGCGCAAGACCGATCCGCAGCGGCTGCTGCGGGCGTTGGAAGTCCTGGAGGCGACCGGCAAGCCGCTCGTCTCATTCCAAGGTCCGCGCAGCCCGCCGCTCCTGAACGCGTCGGAATGCGCCGCCTTTTTCCTCGCGCCCGAACGGGAGACGCTTTACGCGCGCATCGACGCGCGCTTCGAGAGGATGACGCAAACGGGCGCGCTCGACGAGATCGCGGCGCTCAAGGCGCGCGGCCTCGATCCCGCATTGCCCGCGATGCGCGCGCATGGCGTCCCGCATCTCATCGCTTATCTCGACGGGCGGCGGACGCTTGCGGAAGCGATTTCGCGCAGTCAGCTCGATACGCGCCGTTACGCCAAACGGCAGTTCACCTTCGCGCGCCACCAGCTCCCGAGCTTCGAATGGATTGCGGGCGAAGCGCCGCTGGGCGACGTCGAAGACGCGCTCAGCTCATGCGCGCGACCCACATCTGGAACAGGGTGA
- a CDS encoding RMD1 family protein, whose translation MVETINSPATTAISRQALTARALLLGERIDTDGLERADLVSTAPLAFHAGQSGFAVLYRFGVAVLFGLSPLEEDEIVKKIGLRVAGASRGDDETLVIEATPDGEEKALPDGRLAVKDLSEARLLVIADVLAKSVALARDERRVNAVFDTIEPFAAELAARGSPPWKRKSMLELMGQTLLVRHRVSGRVAVDDKPDVLWDRPDLERLYARLEDEYELTPRARTLNAKIDVIGETARALTDLIDAARSVRLEWTIIILIAMEIVLTLFQMWVARMS comes from the coding sequence ATGGTCGAAACGATAAATTCGCCCGCGACGACCGCGATCAGCCGGCAGGCGCTGACGGCGCGCGCCCTGCTGCTTGGGGAGCGGATCGACACCGACGGGCTCGAACGGGCGGATCTCGTTTCGACGGCGCCGCTCGCCTTCCACGCCGGGCAGAGCGGATTCGCCGTGCTCTACCGCTTCGGCGTCGCCGTTCTCTTCGGCCTTTCGCCGCTGGAGGAGGATGAGATCGTCAAAAAGATCGGCCTTCGCGTTGCGGGCGCGTCGCGGGGCGACGACGAGACGCTGGTCATCGAAGCGACGCCGGACGGCGAGGAGAAGGCGCTGCCGGACGGACGCCTCGCCGTAAAGGACCTTTCCGAAGCACGGTTGCTGGTGATCGCCGATGTTCTGGCGAAAAGCGTCGCCCTCGCGCGCGACGAGCGCCGCGTCAACGCCGTTTTCGATACGATCGAGCCCTTCGCGGCCGAGCTTGCGGCGAGGGGCAGCCCGCCATGGAAGCGTAAATCCATGTTGGAGCTCATGGGCCAGACTCTGCTCGTGCGGCACCGCGTCTCGGGCCGCGTCGCCGTCGACGACAAGCCGGATGTGCTCTGGGATCGGCCTGACCTTGAAAGGCTCTATGCGCGTCTCGAGGATGAGTACGAACTTACGCCGCGGGCGCGCACGCTCAACGCCAAGATCGACGTGATCGGCGAGACCGCGCGCGCGCTGACCGATCTCATCGACGCGGCGCGTTCCGTTCGGCTCGAGTGGACGATCATCATATTGATCGCGATGGAGATCGTCCTCACCCTGTTCCAGATGTGGGTCGCGCGCATGAGCTGA
- the fdxA gene encoding ferredoxin FdxA has protein sequence MTYVVTENCIKCKYMDCVEVCPVDCFYEGENMLVIHPDECIDCGVCEPECPANAIKPDTEENLEQWLQLNAEMAQNWPNITIKREPPSDAKEWDGKPDKFEQFFSPEAGEGD, from the coding sequence ATGACTTATGTCGTCACGGAAAACTGCATCAAGTGCAAGTATATGGACTGTGTTGAAGTGTGTCCGGTGGACTGTTTCTACGAAGGCGAGAATATGCTGGTGATCCATCCGGACGAGTGCATCGACTGCGGCGTCTGCGAACCCGAGTGCCCGGCGAACGCCATCAAGCCCGATACGGAAGAGAATCTCGAACAGTGGCTGCAACTTAACGCCGAGATGGCGCAGAACTGGCCCAACATCACCATCAAGCGGGAGCCGCCCTCCGACGCCAAGGAATGGGACGGCAAGCCGGACAAATTCGAGCAATTCTTTTCGCCGGAGGCTGGCGAGGGAGACTGA
- a CDS encoding CarD family transcriptional regulator, with protein MSASAVTPAAKPVVASKTAAATPARAATPPAAAKQPAIKSVEQQKPAASAAPAKPRSLVEAEPKSIDGAAAPQPGTSQEASAATAGVGARAAISAKPKPATPSAKPAFKLHEYIVYPAHGVGQIIGVETQEVAGFSLELFVVNFIKDKMTLKVPTSKVVSVGMRKLADTGVVDRALQTLSGRARVKRTMWSRRAQEYEAKINSGDLITIAEVVRDLYRSDTQPEQSYSERQLYEAALDRMAREVAAVRKLIDSESLKLIESFLLKGPRRGPKAEGDAGDDGGDEADVDRAA; from the coding sequence GTGAGCGCCAGCGCGGTGACGCCTGCGGCGAAGCCTGTCGTCGCCAGCAAGACCGCCGCGGCGACTCCCGCGCGCGCGGCGACGCCGCCCGCCGCGGCCAAGCAGCCGGCGATCAAGTCAGTCGAGCAGCAGAAGCCGGCGGCGTCAGCTGCGCCGGCCAAGCCGCGTTCGCTCGTGGAGGCGGAGCCGAAATCCATTGACGGCGCGGCCGCGCCCCAGCCGGGAACGTCTCAGGAGGCCTCGGCGGCGACGGCCGGCGTCGGCGCGCGGGCGGCCATTTCAGCCAAGCCGAAACCGGCGACGCCGTCGGCCAAGCCCGCCTTCAAGCTCCACGAATACATCGTCTACCCCGCGCATGGCGTCGGGCAGATCATCGGCGTCGAGACGCAAGAAGTCGCGGGCTTCAGCCTTGAGCTGTTTGTCGTGAACTTCATCAAGGACAAGATGACGCTCAAGGTGCCCACCAGCAAAGTCGTCAGCGTCGGCATGCGCAAGCTCGCCGATACGGGCGTCGTTGACAGGGCGCTGCAAACGCTGAGCGGCCGCGCGCGCGTCAAGCGCACCATGTGGTCGCGCCGCGCTCAAGAATATGAGGCGAAGATCAACTCGGGCGATCTCATCACCATCGCCGAGGTGGTTCGCGACCTCTACCGGTCGGACACTCAGCCCGAGCAGTCCTATTCTGAGCGCCAGCTTTACGAGGCAGCCTTGGATCGCATGGCGCGTGAAGTCGCCGCCGTCCGCAAGCTCATCGATTCGGAATCGCTGAAGCTGATCGAATCCTTTCTGCTGAAGGGTCCCCGCCGCGGGCCGAAGGCCGAGGGGGACGCGGGCGACGACGGCGGGGATGAGGCTGACGTGGACCGAGCAGCCTAA
- a CDS encoding RNA polymerase factor sigma-32: MAYMPGLGRELIKAAAEAPFLERDEEKQLAVAWRERGDATALHKLAAAHMRLVIALSAKFRHYGLPLSDLVQEGHVGLLEAAARFAPERDVRFSTYATWWIRASIQDYVLRNWSIVRGGTSSSQKALFFNLRRLRARLARENHGRSSVDAYQTIANAIGVSRADVEMMDSRLSGSDVSLNAQLVDDDTSGSAQRMDFLVDEKPLPDEVVEETLDSDRRARWLKDALAILSERELRIVRERRLAENLVTLETLGDRLGISKERVRQIESRALVKLRRALSRMQETATPDEPARV, from the coding sequence ATGGCTTATATGCCTGGACTCGGGCGCGAATTGATCAAGGCTGCGGCTGAGGCGCCCTTCCTGGAACGCGACGAAGAAAAGCAGCTCGCCGTCGCTTGGCGCGAACGGGGCGATGCGACGGCGCTTCATAAGCTCGCCGCCGCACACATGCGCCTCGTGATCGCGCTTTCGGCGAAGTTTAGACATTACGGATTGCCGCTCTCCGATCTCGTGCAGGAAGGCCACGTTGGATTGTTAGAGGCCGCGGCGCGGTTCGCGCCGGAGCGCGACGTACGCTTCTCCACTTACGCCACATGGTGGATCAGAGCGTCGATCCAGGACTATGTGTTGCGCAACTGGTCGATCGTGCGGGGAGGAACAAGCTCGTCGCAAAAGGCGCTGTTCTTCAATTTGCGTCGCTTGCGTGCGCGGCTGGCGCGCGAAAATCACGGCAGAAGCTCGGTCGACGCCTATCAGACGATCGCCAACGCGATCGGCGTTTCGCGGGCCGACGTGGAGATGATGGATTCGCGTCTATCGGGTTCCGACGTGTCGCTGAACGCCCAGCTCGTCGACGACGATACGTCCGGCTCGGCGCAGAGGATGGATTTTCTCGTCGACGAGAAGCCGCTTCCCGACGAGGTCGTCGAAGAGACGCTGGATTCAGATCGGCGCGCGCGCTGGCTCAAGGATGCGCTGGCCATTCTCTCCGAACGCGAGTTGCGCATCGTGCGCGAGCGTCGGCTGGCGGAAAATCTGGTGACGCTTGAGACGCTCGGAGATCGCCTTGGCATTTCCAAGGAGCGGGTGCGGCAGATTGAAAGTCGCGCGCTGGTCAAGTTGAGGCGCGCGCTGTCGCGGATGCAAGAGACGGCGACGCCTGACGAGCCGGCGAGAGTGTAG
- a CDS encoding M48 family metalloprotease: MTASPLTRRTAIAWLAVVIGAAVGGCAELERQGQIFTAPLPPTRPAGPRTDNRSTVQHKELVAQFGGEYEAPGAEHYLDGILAKLASVSDTPGQPTYKVTILNTPVVNAFALPSGNLYVTRGLLALAGDASEAAAVMAHEIAHVSLRHSALRAEREREAAIISQAAAVIQNRQKGDEVRSSQRLSVASFSRQQELDADAAGVRVIARAGFDPYGASRFLTALGRSTDLRAALYGKKKSLDFDITSTHPSTPDRITRAVAAARQIGAPGIGVVDRSGYLEAIKGVAFGDDPMEGYVRDRKFTHPRLRFAFTAPEGFLLENSNEAVFGVREADNEALRLDSVRLPSDENLEAYVGSGWVDGLLPSSVRKMDINGLPAVIAVARAGEWNFRLAVIRSGDFLYRLIFAARKLSDEADALFMESIRSFRRLGPDETTDARPLKIAVAVAVHGDTIETMAARMVVPNRPVEHFMLLNGLSAGDALTAGEHYKIVTE, translated from the coding sequence TTGACGGCGTCGCCTCTCACTAGGCGGACGGCGATCGCCTGGCTGGCCGTCGTCATCGGCGCAGCGGTCGGAGGCTGCGCGGAGCTCGAGCGGCAAGGACAGATCTTTACCGCCCCCTTGCCTCCGACGCGGCCGGCCGGCCCGCGAACCGATAATCGCAGCACGGTTCAGCATAAGGAGCTCGTCGCCCAATTCGGCGGCGAATATGAGGCTCCGGGCGCAGAGCATTATCTTGACGGCATTCTCGCCAAGCTCGCGAGCGTCAGCGATACGCCCGGCCAGCCGACCTATAAGGTGACGATTCTCAATACGCCTGTCGTCAACGCCTTCGCGCTGCCCTCCGGCAATCTTTACGTCACCCGCGGGCTGCTGGCGCTCGCCGGAGACGCTTCGGAGGCGGCGGCGGTGATGGCGCATGAAATCGCCCATGTCTCCTTGCGCCACAGCGCGCTCCGCGCCGAACGCGAGCGGGAGGCCGCGATCATCTCGCAAGCCGCGGCGGTGATTCAGAATCGCCAGAAGGGCGACGAGGTGCGTTCCAGTCAGCGGCTCTCCGTCGCGAGTTTTTCCCGTCAGCAGGAGCTCGACGCCGACGCCGCCGGCGTCCGCGTCATCGCCCGAGCCGGCTTCGACCCCTATGGCGCCTCGCGCTTCCTGACGGCGCTGGGTCGGTCGACGGATTTGCGCGCGGCGCTCTATGGAAAGAAGAAGTCGCTCGACTTCGACATTACCTCGACGCATCCCTCCACCCCCGACCGCATCACAAGGGCCGTCGCCGCAGCGCGACAAATCGGAGCGCCGGGGATCGGCGTCGTCGACCGCAGCGGCTATCTGGAGGCCATCAAAGGCGTCGCCTTCGGCGACGATCCCATGGAAGGCTACGTTCGCGACCGCAAATTCACCCATCCGCGACTGCGCTTCGCCTTCACCGCGCCTGAGGGCTTTCTTCTGGAGAATTCCAACGAAGCGGTATTCGGCGTGCGCGAAGCCGACAATGAAGCCTTGCGGCTCGACAGCGTGCGTCTGCCCTCGGACGAGAATCTCGAAGCCTATGTCGGCTCCGGTTGGGTCGACGGTCTGCTTCCTTCCTCCGTGCGCAAGATGGACATCAACGGGCTCCCCGCCGTGATCGCCGTCGCTCGGGCGGGAGAGTGGAATTTCCGGCTGGCGGTGATCCGGTCGGGCGATTTTCTCTACCGCCTGATTTTTGCGGCGCGCAAATTGAGCGACGAGGCCGACGCGCTCTTCATGGAGTCGATCAGATCGTTCCGCCGGCTTGGCCCCGACGAAACCACTGACGCGCGGCCCTTGAAGATTGCGGTGGCTGTCGCCGTCCATGGCGACACGATCGAAACGATGGCCGCGCGGATGGTGGTTCCCAATAGGCCAGTCGAACATTTCATGCTTCTCAACGGGTTGTCCGCCGGCGACGCCCTCACCGCCGGCGAACATTACAAAATCGTAACCGAGTGA
- the ybgF gene encoding tol-pal system protein YbgF has product MFPRYALIFALPLFAAGAAQAFDVYGDPRPEGDLRHVQTYNVPPADIYEGPDAGPSDAAAAMRIDRLERELRRLTGQNEELQHRVQLLEEQLRVAKPEPHAETAPHGPTNPSAVAQAAPETSASAGKRGDAFDPATQPTAPGAPRPLGTTPPSAPLESAVRPTGSVTTAPVREAGQPLDIAHGRLVGDQPAPAEIAVAPPVAAPKEQYDEAVGALRAGKYEEAEKSLSTFLSKNGKSKLAAAATFNLGESFFLRGRHREAAERYLEISTKYGDSPQAPEALLRLGQSLSAMGAKEQACASYSEINVKFPKAAMRIREAAQRESKKIQC; this is encoded by the coding sequence ATGTTCCCACGTTACGCCCTCATCTTCGCCCTGCCCTTGTTTGCGGCGGGCGCCGCCCAGGCGTTCGACGTCTATGGCGATCCCCGGCCGGAGGGAGACCTCCGCCATGTTCAGACCTACAATGTTCCGCCCGCGGATATTTATGAAGGTCCTGACGCGGGACCGTCGGACGCGGCCGCGGCGATGCGGATCGATCGGCTGGAGCGCGAGCTACGCCGATTGACCGGACAGAACGAGGAGCTGCAGCACAGGGTGCAGCTTTTGGAAGAGCAGCTGCGCGTCGCAAAGCCCGAGCCGCATGCGGAGACTGCGCCGCATGGGCCGACGAATCCGTCAGCTGTCGCGCAGGCGGCCCCCGAGACGAGCGCCAGCGCCGGCAAGCGCGGCGACGCCTTTGATCCCGCGACACAGCCGACTGCGCCCGGCGCGCCGCGGCCGCTCGGCACGACGCCTCCGTCAGCGCCGCTCGAAAGCGCCGTCCGGCCGACGGGTTCGGTGACGACGGCCCCTGTGCGCGAAGCCGGCCAGCCGCTGGATATCGCCCACGGCCGCCTTGTCGGCGATCAGCCGGCGCCCGCGGAAATCGCCGTCGCGCCGCCGGTCGCGGCCCCCAAGGAGCAATACGACGAGGCGGTCGGCGCGTTGCGCGCCGGCAAATATGAGGAAGCCGAGAAGTCGCTCTCGACGTTTCTGTCTAAGAACGGCAAGAGCAAGCTCGCCGCCGCCGCGACATTCAACCTGGGCGAAAGTTTCTTTTTGCGCGGACGGCACCGCGAGGCCGCCGAAAGATATTTGGAAATCTCGACGAAATACGGCGACTCGCCGCAGGCGCCGGAAGCGCTGTTGCGGCTTGGCCAATCGCTGAGCGCGATGGGCGCGAAGGAGCAGGCCTGCGCCTCCTATTCCGAGATCAATGTCAAATTCCCGAAAGCGGCGATGCGAATCCGCGAAGCGGCACAGCGCGAAAGCAAGAAAATTCAATGCTAG
- the tilS gene encoding tRNA lysidine(34) synthetase TilS translates to MPRREPEDRAAIDDDPLEASRERALDLLAPYPSLLLAVSGGPDSVALMLLCAQWPLRGSRHIAVATVDHRLREEARAEAEEVGRWARALGYDHHLLTWEEEKPSTRLQERARRARYALLTACARRIGASAIALAHHSEDQAETILFRLTRGSGVAGLAGMARIARHEDISLLRPLLDFRKEELEAVCARAGQPFFRDPSNEDECFARVRLRRLAPMLAAQGLSRDALLRLGSRAARADAALAHCAAEMLARALRRDEASCVEFDAAALCEAPLELLQRVLASAILRIAPAAVLRLERLERASARVAAAVAARGSVRMTLADVSIEAKGGRIRLRPAPPRRSSLT, encoded by the coding sequence ATGCCGCGCAGGGAGCCGGAAGACCGCGCCGCAATCGACGACGACCCGCTCGAAGCGAGTCGCGAACGCGCGCTCGATCTCCTCGCGCCCTACCCTTCCTTGCTGCTCGCGGTTTCGGGAGGCCCGGACTCCGTCGCCTTGATGCTGCTTTGCGCGCAATGGCCGTTACGCGGGTCGCGCCACATCGCGGTGGCGACGGTCGATCACCGCCTGCGCGAAGAGGCGCGCGCGGAGGCCGAAGAAGTCGGCCGCTGGGCGCGCGCTCTTGGCTACGATCACCATTTATTGACGTGGGAGGAAGAAAAGCCCTCGACGCGCCTCCAGGAGCGGGCGCGGCGCGCGCGCTACGCGCTGCTGACCGCATGCGCGCGGCGAATCGGCGCATCCGCCATCGCGCTTGCGCATCATTCGGAAGACCAGGCGGAAACGATCCTGTTTCGTCTGACCCGCGGCTCCGGAGTCGCCGGACTTGCAGGCATGGCGCGCATCGCGCGCCACGAAGACATCTCGCTGCTACGGCCGCTGCTCGACTTTCGCAAAGAGGAGCTGGAGGCGGTTTGCGCGCGCGCGGGTCAACCGTTCTTTCGCGACCCGTCCAATGAAGACGAATGCTTCGCGCGCGTGCGGCTGCGCAGGCTGGCGCCCATGCTCGCCGCGCAGGGGCTTAGCCGAGATGCGCTGCTGCGGCTTGGATCGCGCGCGGCGCGCGCCGACGCCGCGCTGGCGCATTGCGCCGCCGAAATGCTGGCGCGCGCGCTGCGTCGCGACGAAGCGTCATGCGTCGAGTTCGACGCCGCGGCGCTGTGCGAGGCGCCGCTGGAACTTCTCCAACGCGTGCTCGCAAGCGCGATCCTGCGGATCGCGCCGGCGGCTGTGCTTCGCCTCGAACGCTTGGAGCGCGCCAGCGCGCGCGTGGCCGCCGCCGTGGCTGCGCGCGGATCGGTCCGAATGACGCTTGCCGATGTCTCGATTGAAGCGAAAGGCGGACGAATTCGGCTGCGTCCGGCGCCGCCTCGCCGCTCAAGCTTGACTTAG